From Pseudomonas sp. B21-028, one genomic window encodes:
- the fliD gene encoding flagellar filament capping protein FliD produces MASPILPGLGLGSGLDTTAIVKALVDSDKAAKQGQITRATTTTTNSISGVGTLKSLLAAFNTAMKDLSSTTTPQFSGFAATSSTPTVLTATASNSAVGGTYAIKVENIATASKVTSAAFAGGTSSAIPSGTLTIKQNGVDYNLDVASGATLQSVRDAINADTSLKAAGFSANIITDSFGSRLVLGSSTTGAGSDISVSGIAGLEIDGTNVVGAGGAALTAASAGAIGALAQDAKFSVDGMALTSKSNTVSTAISGLTLNLLGVADGGTSTVTVAPNNDGLKASIQKFVDAYNAIANSITALTKPSLDADGKLTVSAKLTGDALPRSLLAAIRTPLSETGAGDKLTSLAQLGITTDQKTGALNFDTTKFNTAMNDKKLSGEVQTLFTGTNGLLERMGKAIESYSQTGGILDQRTSALSRTQTRLKNDQEALDRRVETLTATLTKKYNDMDTLVGKLKATASNITSMFEALTAQQKNS; encoded by the coding sequence ATGGCAAGTCCAATTCTACCTGGCCTGGGTCTAGGCTCTGGCCTTGATACCACTGCGATCGTCAAGGCACTGGTCGATTCCGACAAGGCCGCCAAGCAAGGTCAGATCACCCGAGCGACGACGACGACTACCAACAGTATCTCCGGGGTAGGAACCCTGAAGTCGTTGTTGGCAGCTTTCAATACCGCCATGAAGGACTTGTCCAGCACCACGACCCCGCAATTCTCGGGTTTTGCTGCAACATCCTCGACCCCCACTGTTCTGACGGCAACCGCCAGCAACTCTGCGGTGGGCGGTACCTATGCAATCAAGGTCGAGAATATCGCAACGGCTTCCAAGGTCACCTCGGCAGCCTTCGCCGGTGGCACTAGCAGTGCGATTCCGAGCGGTACGTTGACCATCAAGCAGAACGGCGTCGACTACAACCTCGACGTGGCGTCCGGTGCGACCCTGCAATCTGTTCGTGACGCGATCAACGCCGACACTTCGCTCAAAGCTGCTGGTTTCAGTGCCAACATTATCACCGACTCTTTCGGTTCGCGTCTGGTGCTGGGTTCAAGCACTACCGGCGCAGGTTCCGACATCTCGGTGAGCGGTATCGCGGGGTTGGAGATCGATGGGACGAACGTCGTGGGTGCCGGCGGTGCTGCGCTGACGGCCGCTTCGGCGGGCGCCATTGGTGCTCTGGCCCAGGATGCCAAGTTTTCCGTCGATGGCATGGCGCTGACCAGTAAGAGCAATACGGTCAGCACGGCGATTTCCGGATTGACATTGAATTTGCTCGGAGTAGCGGACGGGGGCACTTCAACCGTCACCGTGGCACCGAACAACGACGGCCTGAAAGCCTCGATCCAGAAATTCGTCGATGCCTATAACGCGATCGCCAATAGCATCACCGCGCTGACCAAGCCATCCCTCGACGCTGATGGGAAGCTGACGGTGTCGGCTAAATTGACCGGTGACGCATTGCCTCGCTCGCTGCTGGCAGCGATTCGAACGCCCTTGTCTGAAACCGGCGCTGGCGACAAGCTGACGTCTCTGGCCCAGTTGGGTATTACCACTGACCAGAAGACCGGCGCGTTGAACTTCGATACCACCAAGTTCAACACGGCGATGAACGACAAAAAGCTCAGCGGTGAAGTCCAAACGTTGTTCACGGGCACCAATGGGCTGCTGGAGCGCATGGGCAAGGCGATCGAATCTTACAGTCAGACGGGTGGAATTCTCGATCAGCGGACCTCGGCACTGAGCAGGACCCAGACCCGCCTGAAGAACGATCAGGAAGCATTGGATCGCCGGGTCGAGACCCTGACTGCCACGCTGACCAAAAAGTACAACGACATGGATACCTTGGTCGGGAAGCTGAAAGCCACTGCCAGCAACATCACCTCGATGTTCGAAGCCTTGACGGCACAGCAGAAAAACAGCTGA